A window from Purpureocillium takamizusanense chromosome 3, complete sequence encodes these proteins:
- a CDS encoding uncharacterized protein (COG:S~EggNog:ENOG503P0Z9), which translates to MYQLAPSPRSHPTSSLGMAPGSKAGRVKPSEVAADTKRNFIPMVNASYAKVFPPFSVLYRHPTTQLEIPRRTLSTRPPAFHFVAEDPVMMAISYGVADSQASEAAGTGRVRIPVICAANERRPGGDWETGSSGYEEKLCRRSNLSATLSAPWPGSGEPSNYPIPSTGGILSDSVVVYRGPHDRYEKLDRWYDLPVVSVPPTRWPKLKDNGSRYSFAEERGMMRDKMRGALRICLYNNYDRVVIGDFGLGNSCRNPPQEVAEIWRDVFLFDPDLRGQFAYVIFAFEDPAQSTTQLILDEIAKRDKKGCSKGRSRGESSGSNSSTSSRGRAPTDLGIFQRVFDPAEIQRVLSAPDPRYGLDMITC; encoded by the exons ATGTATCAACTCGCCCCATCCCCTCGTTCCCACCCG ACCTCGAGCCTCGGCATGGCGCCCGGGTCCAAAGCCGGCAGGGTGAAGCCGtccgaggtggcggccgacACCAAACGCAACTTTATACCCATGGTGAACGCGAGCTACGCCAAGGTCTTCCCCCCTTTTTCGGTACTCTATCGGCACCCGACGACCCAGCTGGAGATTCCCCGTAGAACGCTGAGCACTCGCCCTCCCGCCTTCCACTTCGTTGCCGAGGACCCTGTCATGATGGCCATCTCATACGGCGTTGCCGACAGCCAggccagcgaggccgccggcaccggcaggGTACGGATCCCCGTCATTTGCGCTGCCAACGAGCGCCGCCCTGGGGGGGACTGGGAGACGGGCTCCTCTGGTTACGAGGAGAAGCTGTGTCGCCGGAGCAACCTCTCCGCGACCTTGAGCGCCCCTTGGCCTGGCAGCGGGGAGCCGTCCAATTACCCCATTCCCTCGACGGGAGGCATTCTGTCAGAttccgtcgtcgtctacCGAGGTCCTCACGACCGCTACGAGAAGCTCGACCGGTGGTACGACTTGCCCGTCGTGTCGGTGCCGCCAACGCGGTGGCcgaagctcaaggacaacGGGTCCAGATACTCATTCGCGGAGGAGCGCGGCATGATGCGCGACAAGATGCGTGGCGCACTGCGCATTTGCCTCTACAATAACTACGACCGCGTCGTCATTGGCGACTTTGGCCTCGGCAATAGCTGCCGCAATCCGCCGCAGGAGGTGGCCGAGATCTGGCGCGACGTCTTCCTGTTCGACCCTGACCTACGAGGCCAGTTCGCCTATGTAATTTTCGCCTTTGAGGACCCGGCGCAGAGCACGACGcagctcatcctcgacgagatTGCTAAGAGAGATAAGAAGGGCTGCTCCAAAGGGCGGTCACGTGGCGAGTCGTCTGGATCCAAttcttcgacgtcgtcccGCGGACGCGCGCCAACAGATCTTGGCATCTTCCAGCGCGTCTtcgacccggccgagatCCAGCGAGTCCTAAGTGCCCCTGACCCGCGGTACGGGCTGGACATGATTACAtgttga